The sequence TTTTTGCATTCCATATTCACGAGGGTACAAGTTGCACAGGAGATGAAAGTGATTATTTTAAAAACTCTTTAACACACTATAATCCCGATAATTGTGCTCATCCTTACCACGCAGGAGATTTACCTCCGCTTTTTTGTGTAAAAAATATGGCTTTTTCTTCCTTTTTAACAGACCGTTTTAATCTAAATGAAATTATAGGGAAAACTGTTATAATACACTCTATGCCTGATGATTTTAGAACTCAACCGTCAGGTAATGCAGGAGAAAAAATTGCCTGTGGTGTTATAAAAAGAATAAATTTTTAGTATTGTAAAAGAAAAAATAAGCCCATAGTTTTTTTATGGGCTTAGATTAAGTTTAAAATTAATTATATATTAGACATCTTTTCCCAATCTTTCATAAATATACTGATACCATTATCGGTTAAAGGATGTTTCATCATCTGCATTATTACTTTATAAGGAATTGTAGAAATATGAGCACCTGCCAACGCAGCACTAACTGTATCTTCAGGGCTTCTTATACTTGCTGCAATAATTTCTGTAGATATACCGTGCATATCAAAAATCTGGGCAACTTTTTCAATAAGAGCATTGCCTTCAGAAGAAATATCATTTAGTCTGCCTACAAACGGGCTAACATATGTTGCACCTGACTTAGCTGCAAGAAGCGCCTGTGATGGAGAAAATATCAATGTAACATTTGTTTTAATTCCCTCTTTACTAAGAATACTTACTGCTTTTAAACCTTCAGCACACATTGGAATTTTAATTACTATATTTTTATCAATATTAGCAAGTTCTCTTGCCTCTTTTACCATATTTTCACAATCAAGACTTATAACTTCTGCTGATATAGGTCCGTCAACCAAACTTGAAATTTCTTTAACAACCTGTTTAAAATCTCTTCCTTCTTTTGCTATAAGCGAAGGATTTGTTGTTACACCACTTAAAAAACCATATTGATACACTTCTCTGATTTCTTCAATATTGGCTGTGTCAATAAAAATTTTCATAATAAAAACCTCCCATTTTTTCTTATATATATTTCTAACTAAAGTATATTACATAAATTGATTTTATACAAGATGTTTTATCATAACATTTAAAGAAAATAAGTCAACTCA is a genomic window of Clostridia bacterium containing:
- a CDS encoding superoxide dismutase family protein; translation: MFNINFNTLLNTKPRAIAQIKGSKNYPKISGNVYFYPVNLGIVMVTIINNLPCSDMKCKNSVFAFHIHEGTSCTGDESDYFKNSLTHYNPDNCAHPYHAGDLPPLFCVKNMAFSSFLTDRFNLNEIIGKTVIIHSMPDDFRTQPSGNAGEKIACGVIKRINF
- the fsa gene encoding fructose-6-phosphate aldolase, which codes for MKIFIDTANIEEIREVYQYGFLSGVTTNPSLIAKEGRDFKQVVKEISSLVDGPISAEVISLDCENMVKEARELANIDKNIVIKIPMCAEGLKAVSILSKEGIKTNVTLIFSPSQALLAAKSGATYVSPFVGRLNDISSEGNALIEKVAQIFDMHGISTEIIAASIRSPEDTVSAALAGAHISTIPYKVIMQMMKHPLTDNGISIFMKDWEKMSNI